ACCGAAATGTTAGCGTTACAAAACCTGTAAAAGAACGAATCTTGCACCCTAAAGTGCAATGACGTAACGAAAACACTCTCAGATCGATTGCGCTTACGCAAGTGTATTCAGCATGGTGCCCAATTTCTGGGCTACCTCTTGCTGAGAGGTCGGGAGATTGGCTTCGAAGACCTGACGCGGGAAGTCCGCAGAGCGCACTTGGGTGCGGCCATCGGGATAGAAGGGATTGCCCAGTACACGCTCAATCTCCGGTTTGAGCTTGGGCGCAATCCGGGTTTTGTATTCCAGCGCGGGATCCATCGGAGCGCCAGTATATCCTGAAATTCCGTTCATGATGATCCTAACAGGTTCAGCCAAGTAAAAATCATAGGCAAACGCAGCTCGGCGTCAAGCAAGCGGTCTGTTTTTGGAAAGGGAGAGGCAGGCATGCGCGTGTGGGGTTTTTTCGAGTTCATGAGTTTCGCCTGGAGGCAAAGTGTAGACTTGCCCCAAAAAGAAGGGCCTCCGGCTGGTGCTGGAAGTGTCTCCCATAGCGACGCAGCCGAAAGGCCCTCTTGTTTCTCATGCCTGAAAAGGGCTCCTCACTTCCCTTTCCAGATTCTCTCTCTATCTATTGTCCTCTCTCCCCCGGCTGCAGCGCATTCCTGCGAATGGCACAGCCAGAAAAATGCTTGAAGGCAGATGGGATTCCAAGGTCCGGCACTGCCTGTTTCTCCTTCATTATCGTCTGGATGAGTTGCGGATAAAGCACGAAAAGCAGGGGTTTGATGCATTTTAAATTCCCTCACAATGCGTTCACGAAAATTTTACAACTGAGTGCAGATCTGCCACTTGCGGTGAAGATAAGCATCGCTCCGATGTAAAATTCTGTTACATTCAGTCGTTCATGAAACCCCGAACTTCGTTTCCCCAGTTTCGGCAAATCGAAGAACGCCTGCGCTCGATTGGAACCCTGGCAGACTACGATCCGATCTTCGATGTGGTTCGCGAACAGTTTTTGCGGGAGATCAACCATCACCTGACCTCGCTGACATCGAGCAACGGAAATCTTCCCGATGCGGTGGGGTCCGATGGCTGCGATGCTGGCTGCCGTGAGCAGTTGAAAGCAAAATACCTTGAGATTGGCAAAGAGCATGCGGTCATGCAGCTGCTGTTCGACATGACACGGGGGGAGCTGCGCATGGACGGGGTGCGGGTGCTGGCCGAAATCCTGTTTGGCAGCGCGCAGATGCGCGATACCGAGATTGCGATCCGCAACTCGAGCGGGAAACGCAAGCAGGCGACGAGTCCGGATACGATAGAACGGGAGCTGGAGCACCTGCTCAAGAAATTCAGCGACGGGTTGAAGCGGAAAAAAGCACACCCGATCCTGTTGGCGACAGAGCTGCACCATGGATTTACCCTGATTCATCCGTTCAAGGACTGGAATGGACGCATCGCGCGGCTGATCCTGAATGTTTCCCTGATGAAAGCGGGCTATCTTCCGGTGCTGATTCGTCGCGCCGAGCGCCGCAGTTATTATGAGGCACTGGAAGCTGCAGACTATGGCGACCTGGAGCCGCTGATTCTATTCCTTGCAGAAAAGGAACTCGAATCGATCGAATCCTTTACCAGCAGTGCGGAATTTCTTTCGATCAAAGGAAAATTCGAGCTGGAGCGGCGCTTGAAAGGCCTTGGCCAGCATGACCGCTGTCTGGTGCTGACGGAGGACAGCACCTCCAACAACCTGCTGGCATTTCTTCTGGAAGCGTCGGGATTTCACATGAATGAGACCTACATGCTCTCCTATGAAGGATGCTCCAAAATTGCCTCTGCAAATCTGTTCTCCATTTTTGTGAAACAGAGGATGCCAGACATGCAAGTGCTTGTGCACCGGGATCGGGATTACCTGACGGATGCTGAAATTGAATACCAGCACGAGACCTTTCACCGCATCGATGTTCGCTTTTTTTACACCGAGGGCACGGATGTGGAGAGTTATTTTCTGAACGCGGATCACCTTTGCCATTGTTACCCAAAGCTGGAGCATTCGCTGGCGACTGCTCTGGTTGAGGATGCGATCAACGAGGTGCTGCCCAAGTCGATTGACTACCTCTACAAAAAGGAGTTTGGGAATCGCAGGGAATCGACGACACACCTCTATGATGCACTGGTGGACTATGTGAAAAGTCACCGTTTTCGCTTCACACATGGCAAGACGGCCAAGCAGGTATTGGAACAAAAAATCCGTGAAGCGATTGGACGCAAAGCCGAGATCGACCGGGTTTCTCCGGCACTGCGTGTTCCGCAACTGGCCAAAATCGCGCGGCGAATCTGGAAGGAACAAGCGTAGAGGGACTGGTTGTGGGCATGGCTTGCAGAAAGCGACTGATACAAATGATTGTTTTAGATGCTGAACCCAGGATTTGACAAAACACCGGTCGGCAGATGCCGAACTCAAAACGCTCCGATCACAAGGCCTTTAGATTTTGATGGCGAGATTGCAGAATCGGCGAAGGCGGTTATGCTTCGAATCCTATGAGTCTTCTAACGATTATCCTGAATATCCTGCTGCCTCCTGTAGGCGTTCTCATCAACAAGGGCCTCGGCGTTGATTTTCTGATCAACCTGCTATTGACCATCCTGGGATGGTTGCCCGGTGTGATTCATGCCTTTTGGGTGTGCTCTCGTAAATAGTCGCTGGAGCGGCGATGGACATGCTGTTCCGTCGCCGCTGATCCGCTTCCTTCAGCGCAAAAGGAAAATGGAGTCGGATTCAGGCATCGCGCAGCGATTCATATTGCTGCAGTGCCTGTTGGGTTGGAGTTTCGTGAGCACTGCGAAATGACGTGATCGACCCCTCATAGAGCAAGTGCCCGCCATCGTTACCGCCACTGGGGCCGAGTTCTACGATCCAGTCGGCGAGACTGATGACATCAAGATTGTGTTCGATGATGAGGATGGTATTGCCCTGATCGCGCAACTTGAAGAGCAGGTCCATCAAGTGTTGGATGTCGCTCCAGTGCAGGCCAGTGGTGGGTTCATCGAGCAGGTAAAGCGTGCGACCGGCACTGCGCTTGCTCAACTCCAGTGATAGTTTGACCCGCTGGGCCTCACCTCCGGAGAGCGTCGTGGCCGACTGCCCGATCTTGACATAGCCCAGCCCGACTGCGCGCAGGGTTTCAAGCTTTTCTGCGATGCGCGGCTGCTTGGAGAACAGCTCATATGCGTCATCGACGGTCATGTCGAGCAGCTCTGCGATGTTGACTCCGCGAAAGCGAATCTCGAGTGTCTCGCGGTTGTAGCGCTGACCGTGACAGCTGGGGCATTGCACATAGACATCGCTGAGAAATTGCATGTCCATCTTGATCATTCCATCGCCCTTGCAGCGTTCACAGCGTCCACCTGAAGTATTGAAGCTGAAGCGATTGGCCTTGTACCCGCGCACCTTGGCGAGTGCGGTCTGGGCATAGAGGTTGCGGAGCTGGTCAAAGAGCTTGGTGTAGGTTGCAGGATTGGAACGCGGGCTGCGTCCTATGGGTTCCTGATCGATGCGAATGATGCGGTCAAAATGGTAGAGACCGTCGATCTTTTGATGGCGTCCGGGAAGCGTCTTGGCCCCGTTGAGTTTGAATGCGGCGTAGTTGGCGAGAATGTCGTTGACCAGTGTGCTTTTGCCGGAGCCTGAAACCCCGGCCACAACGGTCATGAGTCCAACGGGAAAGTGTGCGTCGATGGATTTGAGATTGTTCTCAGATGCCCCCAAAACAACGATTTCATCGGAATTCCGACGGCGCACTGCACCAGCGGGGTCGATGCGCAGTTTGCCACTGAGGTAGGCACCGGTTTGGCTCTGGGGTGCGCGTTTGCACTCGCTCGGACTGCCTTCAAAAACCAGGTGACCGCCGCGTGCACCGGCATGGGGGCCGAGTTCAACAATGCGGTCGGCGTGGTGCATGATCTCCCCGTCATGTTCCACGACGATCACAGTGTTACCCTGATCGCGAAGCTCGAGCAAGATGCGGATGAGACGGCGATTGTCGATGGGGTGTAACCCGATGGAAGGTTCATCAAGCACGTAGATGACCCCGACCAATCCCATGCCGAGCTGGGTGGCTAGGCGAACGCGCTGGATTTCGCCGCCGCTGAGCGTGTGGTATTGCCGGTCAAGGGAGAGGTAGCCGATACCGACCTCGTTGAGAAAATGCAGCCGCCGCTCAAGACCATGCACCGCATCGCCGACAGCGTCATACCTGGGGTGGGACACGATGTGTTGCCGCATCCAGTCGAGGGAATCGCAGATGCTCATTCCCAGAAATCTGGCGTAGTTCAGCCCCTCGAGTTCAACCGCAAGGCTTTCCGGTTTCAGGCGCTGACCCTGACAGTGTTTGCAGGTCTGGGCGATTTGATACGTCATCAGCCGTGCGCGTAGTCCTTCACTGCTGGAGTGCAGCTGAGAGTCGGTGAGATCTGCGATCACTCCCTCAAAGGGCATGGGGTCTGGCTTTCGATTGCCGGCCTTGAGTTTGAAGAGGAACTCCCGGTCCGGCACTCCGTGAAGGATGGCGTGTCGGGTTTGCTCCGGCAGCTCCTGCCAGGGTGTGGTGGGGTCAAAGGGCAGCTGCTCGGCGAGCTGTTTGAGCAGGGCATTGCGCTTGATGATCATCGCCTTGGAACCGATGCGCCAGGGCTTGATCGCTCCTTTTTTGACGCTGAGCGTTGGGTCGGGAATGATCAGATCTTCGTGAAACTGAAGGGTTTGCCCGGTGCCGCCGCAGCGTGGGCAGGCTCCCTCCGGGTGATTCCAGGAGAATGAACGCGGTGACAATGGCGCATAGACATGGCCATGTGCCTGGCAGGCAAGGTGTTGACTGAGCGGGATCTCACGCCAGGCTGCTTCCCGATCAGCCTGCACGAGCGCGATGCAGCGGTTTTTGCCTTCCTGCATTGCCAGTTCCATGGAATCTGCGATGCGACTGCGCTGGTCTGTGCGCACGACGACACGGTCGATCACAATGTCCACCGCAATGGGATCACTGCCAGTTGGGATAAGTCTGGGTTCGTCAATGTCTCGAATTTCCCCCTGAATGCGCACGCGCTGGAATCCCTTCTGTTTGAGACGGGGAATCTCTTCGCGAAGGATGGCAGGCTTGGCGGTCATGTAGTGGGCGAGCAGGATAGTGCGGCAACCCTCGGCCTCGAGAAAGAGGTGTTCGATGCAATCATCCAGCGTGCGTTGAACGATGAGGCTGCCATCGATGGGGCAGTGGCGGACACCCATCAATGACCAGAGCAGGCGTGCGTAGTCTGCGAT
The DNA window shown above is from Puniceicoccaceae bacterium and carries:
- a CDS encoding Fic family protein: MKPRTSFPQFRQIEERLRSIGTLADYDPIFDVVREQFLREINHHLTSLTSSNGNLPDAVGSDGCDAGCREQLKAKYLEIGKEHAVMQLLFDMTRGELRMDGVRVLAEILFGSAQMRDTEIAIRNSSGKRKQATSPDTIERELEHLLKKFSDGLKRKKAHPILLATELHHGFTLIHPFKDWNGRIARLILNVSLMKAGYLPVLIRRAERRSYYEALEAADYGDLEPLILFLAEKELESIESFTSSAEFLSIKGKFELERRLKGLGQHDRCLVLTEDSTSNNLLAFLLEASGFHMNETYMLSYEGCSKIASANLFSIFVKQRMPDMQVLVHRDRDYLTDAEIEYQHETFHRIDVRFFYTEGTDVESYFLNADHLCHCYPKLEHSLATALVEDAINEVLPKSIDYLYKKEFGNRRESTTHLYDALVDYVKSHRFRFTHGKTAKQVLEQKIREAIGRKAEIDRVSPALRVPQLAKIARRIWKEQA
- the uvrA gene encoding excinuclease ABC subunit UvrA, whose protein sequence is MSDLQSIHIKGAREHNLKNLDIHLPRGQLIVITGVSGSGKSSLAFDTLYAEGYRKYIESLSSKARQILDQMDRPNVDYIHGLSPVIAIEQRSGSGSNPRSTVATVTEIADYARLLWSLMGVRHCPIDGSLIVQRTLDDCIEHLFLEAEGCRTILLAHYMTAKPAILREEIPRLKQKGFQRVRIQGEIRDIDEPRLIPTGSDPIAVDIVIDRVVVRTDQRSRIADSMELAMQEGKNRCIALVQADREAAWREIPLSQHLACQAHGHVYAPLSPRSFSWNHPEGACPRCGGTGQTLQFHEDLIIPDPTLSVKKGAIKPWRIGSKAMIIKRNALLKQLAEQLPFDPTTPWQELPEQTRHAILHGVPDREFLFKLKAGNRKPDPMPFEGVIADLTDSQLHSSSEGLRARLMTYQIAQTCKHCQGQRLKPESLAVELEGLNYARFLGMSICDSLDWMRQHIVSHPRYDAVGDAVHGLERRLHFLNEVGIGYLSLDRQYHTLSGGEIQRVRLATQLGMGLVGVIYVLDEPSIGLHPIDNRRLIRILLELRDQGNTVIVVEHDGEIMHHADRIVELGPHAGARGGHLVFEGSPSECKRAPQSQTGAYLSGKLRIDPAGAVRRRNSDEIVVLGASENNLKSIDAHFPVGLMTVVAGVSGSGKSTLVNDILANYAAFKLNGAKTLPGRHQKIDGLYHFDRIIRIDQEPIGRSPRSNPATYTKLFDQLRNLYAQTALAKVRGYKANRFSFNTSGGRCERCKGDGMIKMDMQFLSDVYVQCPSCHGQRYNRETLEIRFRGVNIAELLDMTVDDAYELFSKQPRIAEKLETLRAVGLGYVKIGQSATTLSGGEAQRVKLSLELSKRSAGRTLYLLDEPTTGLHWSDIQHLMDLLFKLRDQGNTILIIEHNLDVISLADWIVELGPSGGNDGGHLLYEGSITSFRSAHETPTQQALQQYESLRDA
- a CDS encoding YqaE/Pmp3 family membrane protein, which translates into the protein MSLLTIILNILLPPVGVLINKGLGVDFLINLLLTILGWLPGVIHAFWVCSRK